Proteins encoded together in one Desulfovibrio sp. Huiquan2017 window:
- a CDS encoding TetR/AcrR family transcriptional regulator: MGTEEKTRRGRPKAVPDGERRRRIVQTAEKLFVRKGYAGTCTSEIASRCRISKQTLYRLFPGKIDLFAAVVEAHRLKMIDLESSHDDLPLDQALARIFMIDMNQDDYELRAGFLRTANLESLHHPQLLAILRHHGGQKALDGLAVWLDRQCSLGRLVIGDTNQAAHMLLDMFTGAVFLDALGGFGWTCREERIAHFRQCIDIFLHGALPDGK, encoded by the coding sequence GTGGGCACGGAAGAGAAGACGAGGCGCGGTCGGCCCAAGGCCGTGCCCGATGGTGAGCGCCGCCGGCGAATCGTCCAGACGGCGGAAAAGCTCTTCGTGCGCAAGGGGTACGCCGGCACCTGCACCAGCGAGATCGCTTCCCGGTGCCGTATATCCAAACAGACCCTGTACCGGCTCTTTCCCGGCAAGATAGACCTGTTCGCGGCCGTGGTCGAGGCCCATCGTCTGAAAATGATCGACCTGGAAAGCAGTCACGACGACCTCCCCCTGGACCAGGCCCTGGCGCGCATATTCATGATCGACATGAATCAGGATGACTACGAGCTGCGCGCGGGCTTTTTGCGTACGGCCAACTTGGAGTCCCTGCATCACCCCCAATTGCTGGCAATCCTGCGCCACCACGGCGGCCAGAAGGCCCTGGACGGGCTGGCCGTCTGGCTGGATCGACAGTGTAGCCTGGGCAGGCTGGTCATCGGCGATACCAACCAGGCTGCCCACATGCTCTTGGATATGTTCACCGGCGCGGTCTTCCTCGACGCCCTGGGCGGGTTCGGCTGGACCTGTCGGGAGGAGCGCATTGCCCATTTCCGCCAGTGTATCGATATCTTTCTCCACGGGGCCCTGCCCGACGGGAAGTAG
- a CDS encoding efflux RND transporter periplasmic adaptor subunit: protein MPILLIFLFALTGLAGCEDKTPEAKATRAPVQVGVENLRPQSVLLTTELPGRTAASLVADVRPQVDGIIRERLFREGSEVKAGDVLYRIEPSSYRAAYDSAVAALKKAQAALPSSENKAQRYSELIKDKAISSQDYEDARAIYESDRAAVAAAAAEVERARINLAYTEIKAPISGRIEKSALTPGALVTANQSFPLTTIRRLDPINVDMTQSSTSLLNLRQAIASGRIHVTGTTMAVKLKLDNGTLYSYSGSLEFSETKVDEGTGTFTVRAEFPNPNRLLLPGMYVRAVIEEGVVDNCYLVPQRAVSRNTKGEPVALFVNKDNKIEQRVLSISRNVGNSWLVESGIQAGDKLVVEGSQFVGIGQAVTTKEMVVDDATGSVKPVEDATPAQTAPAGAEG from the coding sequence ATGCCTATACTCCTCATCTTCCTGTTCGCCCTGACCGGGTTGGCCGGGTGCGAGGACAAGACCCCCGAAGCCAAAGCCACCCGGGCCCCGGTCCAGGTCGGCGTGGAGAACCTGCGTCCGCAGTCCGTGCTCCTGACCACCGAACTGCCAGGCCGGACAGCGGCCTCGCTCGTGGCCGACGTCCGCCCGCAGGTGGACGGCATTATCCGCGAACGGCTCTTCCGCGAGGGCAGCGAAGTCAAGGCGGGCGACGTGCTCTACCGCATTGAGCCGTCCTCCTATCGAGCCGCCTACGACAGCGCCGTGGCCGCCCTGAAAAAGGCCCAGGCCGCCCTGCCCAGTTCCGAGAACAAGGCCCAACGGTACTCCGAACTGATCAAGGACAAGGCCATCAGCTCCCAGGACTACGAGGATGCCCGAGCCATCTACGAATCCGACCGGGCCGCCGTGGCCGCCGCCGCGGCCGAAGTGGAACGCGCGCGCATCAACCTCGCCTACACCGAAATCAAGGCCCCCATCAGCGGACGCATCGAAAAATCCGCCCTTACGCCCGGCGCGCTGGTTACCGCCAACCAAAGCTTCCCGCTGACCACCATCCGGCGGCTCGACCCGATCAACGTGGACATGACCCAGTCGAGCACCAGCCTGCTCAACCTGCGCCAGGCCATCGCCTCCGGGCGCATCCACGTGACCGGCACGACCATGGCCGTGAAGCTGAAGCTCGACAACGGGACCCTCTACTCCTACTCCGGCTCCCTGGAGTTCTCCGAAACCAAGGTCGACGAGGGCACCGGCACCTTCACCGTGCGCGCCGAGTTCCCCAACCCGAACCGCCTGCTCCTGCCCGGCATGTACGTCCGCGCCGTCATCGAGGAAGGCGTGGTGGACAATTGCTACCTGGTTCCCCAGCGAGCGGTCAGCCGGAACACCAAGGGCGAGCCCGTGGCCCTGTTCGTCAACAAGGACAACAAGATCGAACAGCGGGTCCTGTCGATCAGCCGCAACGTGGGCAACTCCTGGCTGGTGGAATCCGGCATCCAGGCCGGCGACAAGCTGGTGGTCGAGGGCTCCCAGTTCGTGGGCATCGGCCAGGCCGTGACCACCAAGGAGATGGTCGTGGACGACGCCACCGGCAGCGTCAAGCCCGTGGAGGATGCAACCCCCGCACAGACCGCGCCAGCGGGTGCGGAAGGCTAA